One window of the Candidatus Tanganyikabacteria bacterium genome contains the following:
- a CDS encoding Crp/Fnr family transcriptional regulator, protein MAERDTAPPQPDPGGSGLARLLARVPFFAGLDADALVEIRGRGRPRRVEKGSCFFQQGEPAEALYVLLEGEVRLIQISPEGQRVPLHFVHPGEPFGGGPIMGHRTYPAEAEAMAPSFALRWDSATIQDLVDRHPLLARNMLKVVAARFAELQDRFRELATERVERRVARVLLRLAAPYGKTTERGIRVEVPLSRQDLADTAGTTLSTVSRIVSRWESEGLVESGRGWILLANPDALTAIAEETKA, encoded by the coding sequence ATGGCCGAACGAGATACCGCGCCGCCGCAGCCCGATCCCGGGGGATCGGGCCTGGCGCGGCTCCTGGCGCGGGTGCCGTTCTTCGCGGGCCTCGACGCGGATGCCCTCGTCGAGATCCGCGGGCGCGGCCGGCCCAGGCGCGTCGAGAAGGGCTCCTGCTTCTTCCAGCAAGGCGAGCCGGCCGAGGCCCTGTACGTGCTGCTGGAGGGCGAGGTGCGGCTGATCCAGATCTCGCCGGAGGGCCAGCGCGTGCCGCTGCACTTCGTGCATCCGGGCGAACCGTTCGGCGGCGGGCCGATCATGGGCCACCGCACCTATCCGGCCGAAGCGGAGGCGATGGCCCCGTCGTTCGCCCTGCGCTGGGATTCGGCCACCATCCAGGACCTGGTGGACAGGCACCCCCTGCTGGCGCGCAACATGCTCAAGGTGGTGGCCGCGCGCTTCGCCGAGTTGCAGGATCGCTTCCGCGAACTGGCGACCGAACGGGTCGAACGCCGGGTGGCCCGCGTGCTGCTCAGGCTGGCCGCGCCCTACGGCAAGACGACCGAACGCGGCATCCGGGTGGAGGTGCCGCTCTCGCGCCAGGACCTGGCCGACACCGCCGGCACCACGCTCTCGACCGTGAGCCGCATCGTCAGCCGCTGGGAGTCCGAGGGGCTCGTCGAGTCGGGCCGCGGCTGGATCCTGCTCGCCAATCCGGATGCCCTGACCGCCATCGCCGAGGAGACCAAGGCATGA
- a CDS encoding phosphoribosyltransferase, producing the protein MFADRTAAGRQLAEQLRGVVGREAVVLALPRGGIPVARPVAAALGAPLDVLAARKLGFPGEPELAIGAVTARGHRVLHDELLRNVVLPPGYLAAETARQTRRAAELERRLRDGRTPEPLADREVVIVDDGIATGMTVRAAIADVRDRRPGAVIVAAPVIAYTTYLALSQLADRVVAVLVPAEFRAVGEFYRNFDQVEDAAAARLLAEAAEAPGRVPRRDRPRRLSGH; encoded by the coding sequence TTGTTTGCCGACCGTACCGCCGCGGGACGACAGCTCGCCGAGCAGTTGCGCGGGGTGGTCGGGCGCGAAGCGGTGGTCCTGGCGTTGCCGCGCGGCGGCATCCCCGTGGCCCGGCCGGTGGCTGCCGCCCTGGGCGCGCCCCTGGACGTGCTGGCGGCCCGCAAGCTGGGATTCCCCGGAGAGCCGGAGCTGGCGATCGGCGCGGTCACCGCCCGCGGGCACCGGGTCCTGCACGACGAGTTGCTGCGCAACGTCGTCCTCCCGCCCGGCTACCTGGCGGCCGAGACCGCGAGGCAGACGCGGCGAGCCGCGGAACTGGAGCGCCGCCTCCGGGACGGCCGGACTCCGGAGCCACTGGCCGACAGGGAGGTCGTCATCGTGGACGATGGCATCGCGACCGGGATGACCGTGCGGGCCGCCATCGCCGACGTGCGCGACCGCCGGCCCGGCGCGGTGATCGTCGCGGCGCCCGTGATCGCCTACACCACGTACCTGGCGCTCTCGCAACTGGCCGACCGGGTGGTCGCCGTGCTGGTGCCGGCGGAGTTCCGGGCGGTGGGCGAGTTCTACCGCAACTTCGACCAGGTCGAGGACGCCGCGGCAGCGCGCCTGCTGGCGGAGGCGGCGGAAGCTCCTGGCCGCGTTCCTCGCAGGGATCGACCGCGACGCCTTTCCGGCCATTGA